DNA sequence from the Halobacterium sp. DL1 genome:
GACCTCGTGCTCGACCACGGCGGCGCGTTCTCCGGCGAGCACGGCGACGGCCTCGCGCGCACCGAGTTCAACCCGAAGATGTACGGTCCGGCGCTCTGGGCCGCGTTCAAGGAACTCAAGTCGGCCTTCGACCCGCAGTGGCTGCTGAACCCGGGGAAGGTCGTCTACCGCGACAAAGGCGACGTGGCCGACGCCGAAAGCCTCCGCGAGGGCGAACCGGCGGACGTCCGCGAGCGACTCCGCTACGGCCAAGACTACCAGTCCGTCGAACCGCAGACCGAACTCGACTTCGACGACGACGGCGGGTTCGCTCACCTCGTCGAACTCTGCAACGGCTGCGGGACGTGCCGGCAGACCGACTCGGACGTGATGTGCCCGACGTACCGCGCGTCCCGCGACGAGATGGAGACCACCCGGGGGCGGGCGAACCTCCTGCGGGCCGCCATCTCCGGTGACCTCCCGGAGGACGAACTGTACACCGAGCGGTTCCAGGAGGAGGTGCTGGACCTCTGCGTCGGCTGCAAGGGCTGTGCGAGCGACTGCCCGACGGGCGTCGACCTCGCGAAGTTGAAGGCCGAGGCCAAACACCAGTACCACGAGCGCGAGGGCTCCGGTCTCCGCGAGCGCCTGTTCGCCGACGTCCACCGGCTCTCCGCGTGGGGGAGTCGGTTCGCGCCACTCTCGAACTGGGCGACGGCACTCCCGGGCACGGACTGGGTCGCCGACCGGGCGCTCGGCATCGCGCCGGAGCGCGACCTGCCGACGTTCCAGCGGACGACGTTCACCGACTGGTTCGACGCCCGGGACGTCGGGCCACCGGCCGACCCCGCAGACCGCGTCCTGCTGGTCCCCGACACGTTCACCGAGTACACCCACCCCGAGGTCGGGAAAGCCGCGGTGCGCGTGCTGGAAGCCGCGGACGTCCGCGTCGACGTTGCCGACGCCCGACCGTCCGGACGTCCGGCGTACTCACTGGGCTTCCTGGACCGCGCGAAAGACCGCGCCGGAGCGAACGTCGACGCCCTCGCGCCCACTATCGAGGACGGCTGGACGCCAGTGTTCGTGGAACCGGCAGACGCCGTGATGGTGCAGGACGAGTACAGCGACCTCCTGGACGGAGCGGCTGTCGACACCGTGGCGGGCGCCACCCGGGGCGTCATGGAGTATCTCGACCGCGAGCGCGCGGACGAACGTCTCGACTTCGGGGCGTCCCAGGAGTCCCTGGCCTACCACGGCCACTGCAACCAGAAGGCCATCGGGACGGACCACCACGCGGTGGGCGTGCTGCGACGCGCTGGCTACTCGGTCGACCCAGTAGATTCGACGTGCTGCGGGATGGCCGGGAGCTTCGGCTACGAAGCCGAACATTACGACCTCTCGCAGGCCATCGCCGACGACCTCGTGGAGAAGGTCGGGGCGAGCGACGGCGACACCGTGGTCGCGCCGGGCACGTCCTGTCGGACGCAGTTAGGGGACCGCGGCGACGCGGGTCGACCGCGACACCCCGTCGAGGCGGTTTTGGCGGCGCTGGGAGGACGGAAGAGACCGGAGAGAAGCTGAGACCGCTGGGGCGAGTTACGCGTACGTCCGGGACGGCTCGGCGGTCGTCGCCTCGGTGTCCTGCTCGAGTTTGTCGCGGGCGTTCCGGAAGTCCGCCATCGTGATCTGCTGGCGGTCGTCGCGGATGGCGAACATCCCGGCCTCCGTGCAGATGGCCTTGACGTCCGCGCCCGAGAGGTCGTCGGTGTCCGCGGCGAGCGCCGCGAAGTCGACGTCGTCGGCGACGTTCATCTCGCGGGTGTGGATGCGGAAAATCTTCTCGCGGCCCTCGACGTCCGGGTTCGGCACCTCGATGAGGCGGTCGAAGCGGCCCGGGCGGAGGATGGCGCGGTCGAGCATGTCGAAGCGGTTGGTGGCGGCGATGATGCGGATGTCGCCGCGCTCGTCGAAGCCGTCCATCTCGCTGAGGAGCTGCATCATCGTGCGCTGGACCTCCGCGTCGCCGCTCGTCTTGGAGTCCGTGCGCTTCGACGCGATGGCGTCGATCTCGTCGATGAAGACGACGGCCGGCTCGTGGTCGCGGGCGACCTGGAACAGGTCGCGGACGAGCTTCGCGCCCTCGCCGATGAACTTGTGGACGAGCTCGCTGCCGGCCATCTTGATGAACGTCGCGTCCGTCTGGGCGGCGACGGCCTTCGCCATCAGCGTCTTCCCGGTGCCGGGCGGGCCGTGGAGCAGGACGCCGCTCGGCGGGTCGATGCCGACCGTCTCGAACAGCTCGGGGTCGCGCATCGGCAGTTCGACCGTCTCGCGGACCTCCCGGAGCTGTTCGTCGAGGCCGCCGACGTCCTCGTAGCCGACGTCGGGGGACTGCTCGACCTCCATCACGCGGGCGCGGACGTCGGCCTCGTCGTCGAGGCGTTCGACGACGGACAGCGAGTTGTTGACCGCGACGCGGGCGCCCGGTTCGAGCTCCTCGCGGAGCGAGTCGGTGACCTCGGTGAGCGCCTCCTGGTTGTTGCCGTGCTGTTTGATCACGACGCCCTCGTCGTTGAGCTCCTGGACGGTGGCGACGAACAGCGGCGACTGCTTGAGCTTCTTGTTCTCGTGGGTGAGTCGCTCGAGTTTCTGCTGGTACTTGTTGTTCTCGGCGTTGGCGTCGAGGAGCCGGTCTCGCATCTCCTCGTTGTCGTCTTCGAGGTCCGAGAGCCGCTCCTCGAGTGCCTCGATCTTCTCCTGCTGTGAGGCGCTCTCCTCGTAGGGCAACTCGGCGTCCTCAACGGTCTCGGTCATCACGGGTCGGTAAGGCGCTGGTTCATAAGAGGCTTCGGGTGGTCGTAGTGAGAGGCTTTAGGTAGTCGTAGTGGTGCGACGGACAAATTACTGCAATGCATTTTCAATAGCGAAACCATTATCTAAGTGCATTCAGTATGGGTGGGTATGAGCGCCACCACAATCGACGCCGACACGGTCGAAGCCCTCGAAGACCTGCCACCCAGCGCGAAGCTGGTCGCCAAGGTCCTGGAGTACAACGACACCCTCACCCAGAGCCAGCTCGCCGAGGAGACCCTGCTGCCCGCCCGCACCGTCCGGTACGCGCTCACCCGCCTCGAGGAGCAGGACGTCGTCGAGTCCCGCTTCTCCTTCTCCGACGCCCGCAAGCGCATCTACACGCTCGCCTGAGCGGCGCCACACCCTCTCCCGACGTTCTCCTGCAGCCGCTTCGCCGCGCCCCGTCGCTACCGCCAGACCGAGCGAAGCGCCGAAGCTTTATCCGACGTACCGCTACACCTCTACAGCAAATGGTTCGCGTCATCCACACGGGGGACACCCACCTGGGCTACCGCCAGTACCACTCCCCCGAGCGCCGCGAGGACTTCCTCGAGGCCTTCCAGTCAGTCGTCGACGACGCCGTCGAGGCGGACGTCGACGCGGTCGTCCACGCGGGCGACCTCTATCACGACCGGCGCCCCGGCCTCCGGGACATCCTCGGCACCATCTCCGTCCTCCGTCCGCTCCGCGAGAACGACATCCCGTTTCTCGCCATCGTCGGCAACCACGAGGGGACCCGCGACGCCCAGTGGCTCGACCTCTTCGAGACGCTGGGGCTCGCCGAACGCCTCGACGAGAGCGGCCGACGAGTCGGCGACACTGTCTTCTACGGCCTGGACTACGTCCCGGAGTCCAGGCGCCCCGACCTGGACTACCAGTTCGACGAGCATGACGCGGAGAACACGGCACTCGTCTCCCACGGCCTGTTCACGCCGTTCGCCCACGCCAACTGGGACCTCGACGAGGTGCTCCGGGAGTCGAACGTCGACTTCGACGCGGTGCTGCTCGGCGACAACCACAACCCCGGGACCAAGCAGATCGGGGACACCTGGGTGACCTACTGCGGGTCCACCGAGCGCGCCAGCGCCAGCGAGCGCGACGCCCGCGGCTACAACCTCGTCGACCTGGACGGCGAGGTAACCATCTCGCGGAAGGGCCTGGACACCCGCGACTTCGTCTTCGTGGACCTCGACCTGGGCCCCGAGGACGGCACCGCCTACGTCCGCGAACGAGTCCGGGAGCACGACGTCGAGGACGCCGTCGTCGTCGTCACTGTGGAGGGCGACGGCGAGACAGTGACGCCAGCAGAGGTCGAGCGCCTCGGCGACGAGCGGGGCGCGCTCATCACGCGGGTCAACGACCGCCGTGAGATCGAGACGGCGGAAGACGTGGAAGTGTCGTTCGCGGACCCGGACGACGCGGTCAGGGAGCGCGTCCGCGAGATGGGACTCAGTGAGGCGGGCCTCGACATCGACGACGCGGTACGGGACCCAGAACTGGCGGAGTCGAACGTACGCGACCGCGTCCGGCAGCGCGTCGAGGCCGTCCTGGACGGTGATGACGACGACTCGGCTGGAGAGACCGCCGACACAGCGGACCCGGAGACGCCGGAGGACCCGAACGCGGGCGAGGAGCCCGACGACCAGGCGCAGGCGACGACCATGGAGGAGTTCCAGTGAGGTTCACGCGCGTCTCCCTGCGGAACTTCAAGTGCTACGAGGACGCGAACGTCCACCTCGACCCCGGCGTCACTGTCATTCACGGGCTCAACGGCAGCGGGAAGTCGAGCCTGCTGGAGGCCTGCTTCTTCGCGCTGTACGGCGCGACGGCCCTCGACAGGACTCTCGAGGAGATCGTCACCATCGGCGCCGAGGAGGCCGAGATCGACCTCTGGTTCACGCACGCCGGCGACGACTACCACATCTATCGGCGCGTCCGGAACACCGGCGAGCGCGCGTCCACGCCGGACTGCACCCTGGAGACGCCGTCTGGGACCATCGACGGCGTGACCGACGTGGAGGACCACGTCACCGGGCTCCTGCGGATGGACGCGGAGGCGTTCGTCAACTGCGCGTACGTCCGCCAGGGCGAGGTGAACAAGCTCATCAACGCCTCCGCGAGCACCCGACAGGCGATGCTCGACGACCTCCTCCAGCTCGGGAAACTCGAGGACTACCGCCAGCGCGCCGGGGACGCCCGACTCGGCGTCGAGGACGTCAAGAGCAACGTCGAGGGGAAACTCGACGGCCTCGAATCACAGATCGAGGCCAAGGAGGACGAAGACCCCCACGAGAAGCTCGCCAGTCTGAAGTCCGAACTCGCGGACGTGACCGGGGACGTCGAGCGCTTCGAGGAGCAGCGCGACAGCGCACGAGAGACCCTCGAAGACGCCGAGGACGTCCTCGAACGCTTCGAGGAGAAGCGCGAGGAACTCGACGACGTCACTGACACCATCTCGAACCTCCGGGAGACTATCGCAGAGACCGAGTCGGAGCGCGAAGACCTCGCCGCGCAGGCGGCCGACCACCGCGAGCGCGCCGCCGAACTGGACGACGAGGCGGCCGAACTGCTCGCCGAGACGGACCTCGCGGACGCCGATGCGGACGCGGTTGAAGCGAAACGCGAGGACCTCGTCGCGGAGCGCGAGGCCGTCACCGAGCAGATATCCGAGGTGGCACCAGACGTGTCGAAGTTCCAGACCGAGGCGGAGAACGCCGCCGAGCGCGCCGACGACATGGAGGAGCGCGCGGAGTCGCTCCGCGAGGAGGCCGCGGAACTCGAAGCGGAGGCAGAGGAAGCCGAGGAAGCCCGCGAGGAGGCCGAGGAGCGAATCGCCGAACTGGACGCGGCCATCGAGGACGCGAAAGCGGCGTTCGACGAGGCTCCAGCCGACTTCGGCGACGCCGAGACCCACCTCGACTCCGTCGAAGCCGACCGCGAGGACCTGCGGGAGCGCCGCGAGGACGTCAGCGGCGACCTGCAGTCAGCCCGGGACCGCGTCGCGGAGGCCGAGGAGCTACTGGACGCCGGGAAGTGCCCCGAGTGCGGGCAGCCCGTCGACGGGTCCCCGCACGTCGACGGCGTCGAGGAGTACCGCGAGCGCGTCACGGACCTGGAGTCCCAACTGGAGTCCGTCGACGAGGACGTCGAGGACGTCCAGGCCCGCATCGAGCGCGCCGAGGCGCTCGTCGAGCGCGAGGGCGACGTCGCCGACCACGACCAGAACCGCGAACTCGCGGTCGAACGCCGCGACGACCGCACGGAAGCGGTCGAGGAGGCGCGCGCCGACGCCGAGGAGGCCCGCGAGGAGGCCGACGAACTCGCCGACGAGGCGGCGACGGCCCGCGAGGAAGCCGAGGCGAAGCGGGAGGCGGCCGACGCCAAGCGCGAGGAACTCGCGGACCTCAACTCGCGGCAGAGCGGCCTGAAGGAACGCGTCGAGCGCCTCGGCGACCTGGCGGACGTGCTCGACGACGCCGACGACCACCGGACCGAGGCAGAGCGTCTCGCGGAGAAGCGCGCGGACCTGGCCGACCGCAACGAGGAGCGCCGGGAGCGCCTCGAGGATCTCCGGGAACGCAAGCGCACGCTGGAGAGCGAGTTCGACGAGGACCGCATCGAGCAGGCGAAGGCCGACAGGGAGCGCGCCGCGGACTACCTCGAAAAGGTGGAACCGAGACTCGAGAAACTGTACGAGGAGCGCGACGACCTGCAGGGCCGCATCGGCGCCGCTGAGAACGCCATCAAGGAACTGGAGGCGCTCCGCGAGCAGCGCGAGGCCGTCGCCGAGCGGCACGCGGAACTGGAGGCCATCCACGACGAGGTGTCGGAACTGGAGTCGATGTACGGCGACCTGCGCGCGGAGCTCCGCCAGCAGAACGTGACGAAGCTCGAGCGCCTCCTCAACGAGACGTTCGAACTCGTCTACCAGAACGACTCCTACGCGCGCATCGAACTCTCCGGGGATTACGAGCTGACGGTGTACCAGAAGGACGGCGAGGCGCTCGAACCCGACCAGCTCTCCGGCGGGGAGCGCGCGCTGTTCAACCTCAGCCTGCGGTGTGCCATCTACCGGTTGCTCGCGGAGGGCATCGAGGGCGAGGCGCCGCTGCCGCCGCTCATCCTCGACGAACCGACCGTCTTCCTCGACTCCGGGCACGTCTCCCAACTCGTGGAGCTCGTGGAGTCGATGCGCCGCCTCGGCGTCGAACAGATCGTCGTCGTGAGCCACGACGAGGAGCTCGTGGACGCCGCCGACGACGTGGTCCGCGTCGAGAAGGACGCCACGTCGAACCGCTCGCGCGTGGTGCGCGACGAGGCCGGACTGCCCGCGGACTGATTCTCGGTCGCTTCGACTACTCGCGGAGGGCCTCGATGCCGCGCTCGCCAGCCGCCGTGAGCGCGTAGCCGCGTTCGCCCGCAACCATCGTCTCCTCGACGAGCCCAGCGGCACGGAACTCCGTCAGGCCACCGACCATGTCGCTCTCGCAAACGTCGTAGGCCGCGAGCATCTCGCGGGCGGCCAGCGGGCCGCGGTCCGCGAGGTCGACGAGCAGACCGAGGTGCCAGTCGGCGTGGCAGGCGCGGACGACCTGGCGGGACTCCTCCGGGACGGCGGTGGCGAGCGCGTCGAGTGGTGATTCGCCGCCCGCGGGTTCGAGGTCGTCGTTCGGCAGGTGGCGGCGTTCGCCGGTCTCCGGGTCGCGGACGAGGCTGCTGTCGCCGCTCTCCTTGAGGAGGACGTACAGCGACCCGTCGTCGTCGCGGACCGTTCGCATGGGTCGAACAAGCAGTTGCGCCGCGTTAGGGTTTGCGTTCGCCCGGTCGACGTCGGTGCGGTCACTCCTCGCCGGCGTAGGCGCGGTACTTGTAGTAACCGTAGGCGGTCAGAATCACGCTCGCAGCGACGAGACTCCCGCCGGTGTCCCACTGGCTGCGGAAGACGGCGAGCATCGCGCCGACGCTGCCGGCCATCAGCGCGACGTTGAAGACGACGACGAGCAGCCAGAACTGCCGCTGGAGTTGCGGGTCTGCGTCTGATTCGTCCGGGATGTCGACGGAGGGCGCGAGCTCGCGCTCGGCCTCGGACTCCTCGTTCCCGAACAGGTCGTCTAACACGGCCGAAAATCGGGGGCGGCGGTGGAAAAGCGTTGCCTCTCAGAGTGTGTCGCCGAGCGACACAACGTCCGTTGCTTTGAGCCACGCGAGCGGATTCTGCGCGTCGTAGAATACGACGCCGTCCTCTGTGTCGTAGGACTCCACGTCGTCTCGGGCATCCGTGCCCTCGGGCAGCTGTGGGACTTCGTTCTGGCGGTTCGCGTCGCCCGCTGCGTGGTCAGTCACGTCTGTCACCTCGAACTTTGGTAAGGTGTAACATGGTATAAGCCTTCCCCCACCGACCGATTTCGCCGGGCGGAAGGGCGAGTTTTTAGGGTGGACAGTCGAATGACCCAGCAATGAGCAACACGGACCTCTCCCAGTTCATGCACGAGGGCGGGGAGTCGGGCGAGGAGTCGCCCGACGAAGACGTCGTGCGCGCCGAGGCCGAGGTGGTCGCCGGCGACGCCGACCCGGTCGTGACCGAGATAGTCAACGCGGAGGCCGACGCGCTCCCGGACGCCGACGGCGACGTCGAACTGATGGTGACACAGGTCGACTACACCGTCGAGGGGAGCGGCGACCGAGAGCGGCCGGTCGTCCACGTGTTCGGCCGCACCGCCGACGACGAGGCCGAGCACGTTCGCGTCCACGGCTTCCGACCGTACTTCTACGCGCCGACCACGAACCTGGCGGAGGACGACCTGACCGACGACACCATCACCGGCTCCGAGGACGGCTACGAGTCGATTCGGGGCGAGGAACTCACGAAGATCTTCGGCCGGACGCCGCGGGACGTCGGGAACATCCGCGACCGCTTCGACCACTACGAGGCTGACATCCTCTTCCCGAACCGCCTGCTCATCGACAAGGACATCACGAGTGGCGTCCGCGTCCCTGCGCGCCGCGCCGACGACGGCGCGCTCTACGTCCACCACGACGAGATCGCGGCCTGCGACGTCGACGCGAATCTCCGCGTCAACACGTTCGACATCGAGGTCGACGACCGTCACGGCTTCCCCGAGGAGGGCGAGGAACCGGTCGTCTGTCTCGCCAGCCACGACTCCTTCCGTGACGAGTACATCGTCTGGCTGTACGAGGCGCCCGACGCAACCACCGACTCGCCGACGGACCTCGCGGGCCACGACCTGCTCGACGAGGACGCCGAGGCGGACGTGCGCGTCTTCGAGACGGAGGAGGCGATGCACGAGGCGTTCATGGACTACATCGTCGAGACGGACCCGGACGTGCTCACCGGCTGGAATTTCGACGACTTCGACATGCCGTATCTCGTCGACCGCCTCGACGTGCTCGGGATGGAGTCCGACCGCCTCTCCCGCGTAGAGGAGGTGTGGACCTCCGGCTGGGGCGGGCCGAACGTGAAGGGGCGCGTCGTCTTCGACCTGCTGTACGCCTACCAGCGCACGAAACGCTCGGAACTCGACTCCTACCGCCTCGACGCAGTCGGCGAACAGGAACTCGACGTCGGGAAGGAGCGCTACGCGGGCGACATCGGTGACCTCTGGGAGGACGACCCCGAGCGCCTCCTTGAGTACAACCTCCGGGACGTCGAACTCTGCGTGGAGATCGACCGCAAGCAGTCCATCGTGGCGTTCTGGGACGAGGCCCGCAAACTGGTGGGCTGTAAACTCGAGGACGCGACGACCCCCGGCGACGCGGTCGACATGTACGTCCTCCACAAGGCGTTCGGCGAGTTCGTCCTCCCTTCGAAAGGACAACAGGAGGCCGAGGAGTTCGAAGGCGGTGCCGTCTTCGACCCCATCACCGGGGTGAAGGAGAACGTCTCCGTGCTCGACCTGAAGAGCCTCTACCCGATGTCGATGGTGACCATCAACGCCTCGCCGGAGACGAAGGTCAACCCCGAGACGTTCGACGGGGAGACCTACCAGACACCGACTGGCGTCCACTTCCGGAAGGAGCCCGACGGCATCATCCGGGAGATGGTCGACGAACTGCTCACCGAGCGCGACGAGAAGAAGGGGCTCCGCGACGACCACGACCCGGACTCCGAGCCGTACGCCCGCTACGACCGCCAGCAGGCCGCCGTGAAGGTCATCATGAACAGCCTCTACGGCGTCTTCGGCTGGGACCGCTTCCGCCTCTACGACCGGGAGATGAGCGCGGGCGTCACGTCGACGAACCGGGAGGTCATCTCGTTCACGGAGGACGCCGCCAACGACTTCGGCTACGAGGTGGCCTACGGCGACACCGACAGCGTGATGCTCGAACTCGGCAGCGAGCTCTCGAAGGCGGAAGCCATCGAGACGTCCTTCGACATCGAGGACCACATCAACGGCGCCTACGACGAGTTCGCCGCCGAGCAACTGAACGCCGACGAGCACCGCTTCCAGATCGAGTTCGAGAAGCTCTACCGGCGGTTCTTCCAGGCGGGGACGAAGAAGCGCTACGCCGGCCACATCGTCTGGAAGGAGGGCAAAGACGTCGACGACATCGACATCACTGGCTTCGAGTACAAGCGCTCGGACATCGCGCCAATCACTAAGGAGGTCCAGAAGCGCGTCATCGAACTGGTCGTCGTGGAGGGCGACGTCGACGGCGTCGAAGAGTACGTCCACGACGTCATCCAGGACTTCCGCGAGGGGAAGGTCGACCTCGACGACATCGGCATCCCGGGCGGCATCGGCAAGCGCCTCGACAACTACGACACGGACACCGCGCAGGTCCGGGGCGCGAAGTACGCGAACCTCCTGCTGGGGACGAACTTCGACCGCGGGTCGAAACCCAAGCGCCTCTACCTCGCGAAGGTTCACCCCGAGTTCTTCCGCCGCGTGGAGGACGAGCGTCCGAAGATGAACGAGGACCCGCTCTACGTCGAGTTCAAGACCGACCACGACGTCATCTGCTACGAGTACGCCGACCAGATTCCCGACGAGTTCGAGGTGGACTACGACGTGATGCTCGACAAGACGCTGAAGGGCCCCATCGAGCGCATCCTCCAGGCGCTGGACGTCTCCTGGGAGGAAGTCAAGACGGGACAGACCCAGACCGGACTCGGCAGTTTCACCTGAACGCCGGGCCGTCAGTTGTCCCCGAACCGTGCCAATTCTTCGCTAATCGAAAACTCCTGTTTTCGTTTCCAAAAGGAGTTGCCGAAAATGCGTAACCGTTATAGGGCGCTCGCGCCTTGTCTAGGATGACCTAATCGATGGCTACGCTAGAACTCAAAAACGTACACGCGGAAGTGGCAGAGGACGGCGGGGAGCAGATCCTCAACGGGGTCGACCTCGAGGTCCCGTCGGGCGAAATCCACGCCCTGATGGGCCCGAACGGCTCCGGGAAGTCGACCACGTCGAAGATCGTCGCCGGCCACCCGGCCTACGACGTCACCGAGGGGGAAGTGCTGCTCCACCTCGAGGAGGGCGACTTCGGAGACGTCGAGATCCCCGAGGACAAGCGAACGTGGAATCTCCTCGAACTGGAGCCGAACGAGCGCGCCGCGCTCGGCATCTACCTCGGCTTCCAGTACCCCGCCGAAATCGAGGGCGTCACGCTCGTCAACTTCCTCCGCACCGCGCTGAACGCGAAACTCGAGGAGCGAGACGACCTCCTCTTCGGCGAGGACGAGGAAGCCGACGAAGACGAGGAGGGCTACGAGACCTCCCCGATGGAGGGCCCCGCCGACGAGGGCGAAGTCAGCGTCGCCGACTTCCAGGAGCTCCTCTCCGAGAAGATGGAGCTGCTGGACATGGACGAGTCGTTCGCCACGCGCTACCTCAACGCCGGCTTCTCCGGCGGCGAGAAGAAGCAGAACGAGGTTCTGCAGGCTGCAGTCCTCGAGCCGAGCATCGCCGTGCTCGACGAGATCGACTCCGGGCTCGACATCGACCGGCTCCAGGACGTCGGCGCCGGCATCAACGCACTGCGCGACGAGCAGGACGCCGGCATCCTCCAGATCACCCACTACCAGCGCATCCTCGACTACGTCGAGCCCGACCGCGTCCACATCATGCTGGACGGCAAGATCGCCATGGAGGGCGACGCGGAGCTCGCCGAGCGGCTAGAGGACGAGGGCTACGACTGGGTCCGCGACCAGGTCTACGGTACGGCCTAACACAATCATGAGTTCAGACCAAGACCACCTCGAAGAGACAGACACCGAGGCCCGATTCGAGTTCAAGAAGGAGGAGAGTTCCGCCTTCAAGTCCGAGAAGGGCCTCAACGAGGAGACCATCCGGCTCATCTCCGACGACAAGGACGAGCCGGACTGGATGCTCGAGCGCCGTCTGCGCGCGCTCAAACAGTACCAGAAGATGCCGATGCCGACGGACTGGCCGGGACAGCCCGACCTCTCCGAACTCGACATCGAGGAGATCGTTCCGTACATCCGCCCCGACGTCGACAAGCGCGCCGGCGTAGACGACTGGGAGGAGCTCCCCGAGGAGATCCGGGACACCTTCGAACAGCTGGGTATCCCCGAGGCCGAGCGCGAGGCGCTCTCCGGCGTCGGTGCCCAGTACGAGTCCGAAGTCGTCTACCAGAACATGCAGGAGCGCTGGGAGGAGAAGGGCGTCGTCTTCTGCAACATGGACGAGGCCGTCCGGGAGTACCCGGAGATCGTCAAGGAGCACTTCATGACGAAGTGCGTGCCGCCGAGCGACAACAAGTTCGCGGCGCTCCACGGCGCCGTCTGGTCCGGCGGGAGCTTCGTCTACGTCCCCGAGGACGTGACGGTGAACATGCCCGTGCAGGCGTACTTCCGGATGAACTCGGAGGGCATGGGCCAGTTCGAGCACACGCTCATCATCGCCGAACCCGGCAGCGAGGTCCACTACATCGAGGGCTGTTCCGCGCCGAAGTACGGCACCCACAACCTCCACTCCGGCGGCGTCGAGGTGTTCGTCAAGGAGAACGCCCACGTGCAGTACTCAACCGTCCAGAACTGGTCGAAGAACACGTTCAACCTCAACACGAAGCGCGCCATCGCCGAGGAGAACGCCACGATGGAGTGGGTCTCCGGTAGCATGGGTTCGAAGGCGACCATGCTCTACCCGAGCACCATCCTGAAGGGCCGCGGCGCGACGGACAACCACATCACCATCGCGTTCGCGGGCGAGGGCCAGGACATCGACACCGGCGCGAAGGTCTACCACAACGCACCGGACACGAAGTCCACCATCGAGTCGAAGTCCATCGCGAAGGACGGCGGCCGCACGAACTACCGCGGCCTCGTCCACATCGCGGACGGCGCGGAGAATTCCTCGACGTCCGTGGAGTGCGACGCGCTGATGTTCGACAACGAGTCCACCAGCGACACCATGCCGTACATGGAGATCAACGAGTCGAAGGTGGACGTCGCCCACGAGGCGACCGTCGGCAAGATCGGGGACGAGGACGTCTTCTACCTCCAGTCCCGCGGTCTCGACGACGACGACGCCAAGCAGATGATCGTCGCGGGCTTCATCGAGCCCATCACGGAGGAACTGCCCATCGAGTACGCGGTCGAGCTCAACCGCCTCATCGAACTCGAGATGGAGGGGAGTCTCGGATAACATGAGCACGCAGATTCACAAGGACATCTCCGAAGAGACGGTCCGTCAGCTCGCCGCCGAGCGCGACGAGCCCGAGTGGCTCCTTCAGACCCGCCTGGACGCCCTCGACGCGCTCGACGACCTCGACTACCCGAACGTCATCCAGACGCCCGGTCGGAAGTGGACGAACCTCGAGGACCTCG
Encoded proteins:
- a CDS encoding Fe-S cluster assembly protein SufB gives rise to the protein MSSDQDHLEETDTEARFEFKKEESSAFKSEKGLNEETIRLISDDKDEPDWMLERRLRALKQYQKMPMPTDWPGQPDLSELDIEEIVPYIRPDVDKRAGVDDWEELPEEIRDTFEQLGIPEAEREALSGVGAQYESEVVYQNMQERWEEKGVVFCNMDEAVREYPEIVKEHFMTKCVPPSDNKFAALHGAVWSGGSFVYVPEDVTVNMPVQAYFRMNSEGMGQFEHTLIIAEPGSEVHYIEGCSAPKYGTHNLHSGGVEVFVKENAHVQYSTVQNWSKNTFNLNTKRAIAEENATMEWVSGSMGSKATMLYPSTILKGRGATDNHITIAFAGEGQDIDTGAKVYHNAPDTKSTIESKSIAKDGGRTNYRGLVHIADGAENSSTSVECDALMFDNESTSDTMPYMEINESKVDVAHEATVGKIGDEDVFYLQSRGLDDDDAKQMIVAGFIEPITEELPIEYAVELNRLIELEMEGSLG